Proteins found in one Vallitalea guaymasensis genomic segment:
- the gdhA gene encoding NADP-specific glutamate dehydrogenase — protein MKLKNTEHIFETVKRRNQNEPEFLQAVEEVLSSIDPVLDKYPEYESVVNSIIEPERFIIFRVPWIDDKGNTQVNRGFRVQFNSAIGPYKGGLRFHPSVNGSIIKFLGFEQIFKNSLTGLPIGGGKGGSDFDPKGKSDNEILRFCQSFMTELSKYIGAYTDVPAGDIGVGAREIGYLYGQYKRIKGLNEGVLTGKGLPYGGSLTRKEATGYGLIYLMEEILKHNNDSMKDKTVVISGSGNVAIYATEKAMELGAKVVALSDSNGYIHDPNGIDLDAVKQLKEVERKRIKEYVKDHPEAKYFDGCKGIWTIKCDVALPCATQNEIDEESAKFLVANGCKAVGEGANMPSTPEAIEVYIENNIMFAPAKAANAGGVAVSALEMSQNSMRLSWTFEEVDEKLKDIMKNIFVRISTAAKEYGDEGNYVVGSNIAGFLKVAQAMYAQGTV, from the coding sequence ATGAAATTAAAGAACACTGAACACATTTTTGAAACAGTAAAAAGAAGAAATCAGAACGAACCAGAATTTTTGCAAGCAGTAGAAGAAGTTCTTTCTTCTATCGATCCAGTGTTGGATAAATACCCAGAGTACGAAAGCGTAGTCAACAGTATTATCGAACCTGAAAGATTCATCATTTTTAGAGTTCCATGGATTGATGATAAAGGTAATACTCAAGTCAATCGTGGATTCAGAGTACAATTTAATAGTGCAATCGGACCTTACAAAGGTGGTCTTAGATTCCATCCAAGTGTTAATGGTAGTATTATTAAATTCCTCGGTTTCGAACAAATATTCAAGAATTCATTGACTGGACTACCAATCGGTGGTGGTAAAGGTGGAAGTGACTTCGATCCAAAAGGAAAATCAGATAATGAAATCCTAAGATTTTGTCAAAGTTTTATGACTGAGCTTTCAAAATACATAGGAGCATATACTGACGTACCAGCTGGTGATATCGGAGTTGGAGCACGTGAGATTGGTTATCTATATGGACAATACAAAAGAATCAAAGGTCTTAATGAAGGTGTATTAACTGGAAAAGGCTTACCATATGGTGGTAGTTTAACAAGAAAAGAAGCTACAGGTTATGGATTGATCTACTTAATGGAAGAAATCCTAAAACACAATAACGATTCTATGAAAGACAAAACAGTTGTTATTTCTGGATCAGGTAACGTAGCTATCTATGCTACTGAAAAAGCTATGGAATTAGGAGCAAAAGTTGTAGCTCTTAGTGATTCTAATGGATACATCCATGATCCTAACGGAATTGATTTGGATGCTGTTAAACAACTCAAAGAAGTTGAAAGAAAACGTATCAAAGAATATGTTAAAGATCATCCAGAAGCAAAATACTTTGACGGTTGCAAAGGTATCTGGACTATCAAATGTGATGTTGCATTACCATGTGCAACTCAAAATGAGATAGATGAAGAATCTGCTAAATTCTTAGTAGCTAATGGTTGTAAAGCAGTTGGAGAAGGTGCTAATATGCCATCAACTCCAGAAGCGATTGAAGTATATATCGAAAACAACATCATGTTTGCTCCTGCAAAAGCAGCTAATGCTGGTGGTGTAGCCGTTTCTGCACTTGAAATGTCACAGAACAGTATGCGTTTATCATGGACATTTGAAGAAGTAGATGAAAAATTAAAAGACATCATGAAAAATATTTTCGTTCGTATTAGTACTGCTGCAAAAGAGTATGGTGACGAAGGAAATTACGTAGTCGGTTCTAACATAGCAGGTTTCTTGAAAGTAGCTCAAGCAATGTATGCTCAAGGAACTGTTTAG
- a CDS encoding discoidin domain-containing protein, producing the protein MFRRMSLRVLTLIMVFVGIFSLTSIRINANTINVGGTARFNNTWLLAGPYDSSYSISSNVKPVEGDYMDGHQWEYFDDRLFNRNLDDYQDLYGYYTVKKDIDVQDKKVYLHSYVYSPSSRIAYLKIGTTGNHTAYVNGKNIGTRTSPEEVSKDRDTYICTLNKGWNSVLIEIKHTRVHYLGFYARITDIAGNELSGLIYSVNGYNRPLAVTTKNLSFTQNNMPIGYKDWPYIGMDSILTEKWWRPQASKFEFMAEGGVAGYTWSLENGLLPNGLTLSSDGKISGTPSKIGLFDFTIKVTDSNGDTATKSLSIEIKERPNKWHEEARQSALIHNAMSYSHAIDNNYSLDLWARRMRTQGINYVYLESYQAWPNGFFWTAPSAAAGTEDWLTDQVEAVKRQGIKFGLYYGGIPTWNGVMPSSSGFVRDVEDLIKRYAPKQFFFDGYPNNQGNTDAMFSIVRVYDPEIIIEANPDPELGDCDTKIWEAHGYWGNPAPDYWRANDTKANPLEIWRAPYTSEMGSAWTGYHHGNILDDWQEFAKINIVEMASGYIANFDQLIQNSRVLQDGTVQQGFDLDIFAPTVQKLIKLREMYSNWLNPVGKPSKLESLIGTYPAPYNGKWGYSTYRDNNIYLHMIEHPDFIPDSTGDVSNTNKTGVPSTGSVTITPVMNNVTSVTLLNDDSSLNYTQNGNELTIDLSSVAKHPIDTIIKIETDKEYEGYELTDIRVSNKQISNGTIHVDVEGYLNNFAGLSISNNQFDNIAYESSDDNIATVDSNGNIVAASQGTADINVSAVYNGITKSKLIQVHVGPQLDISINEKLISAVLKVNDCEAYLKMFHLGYGDISVEGIGIEGNSIDLTKADITYKTDMPNIIDLIDDKVIIKQMLSETDKPIRVAVWADIELDQGGQSRTVTTNKVFVDITPLRNMAQNKPVAASENSGTAGYANDGIIHEPNGSKDSRWIAATGDNGTYWQVDLGYVQPIDNVEVRYDALNAYWKNVPRNISIQVSNDGSNWNTVVNKSSNIPSEGSGNGYNYFDLYKYDMNNANGRYVRLLFEDGSTNGINLLEVLVNGSDIAGELAKVNVTGQETQTGVANLTVEGLTATDEVVDISNGEIKVVSCDTNVVSVNSNNTLNAESQGSATIYAVVKLDNILKAGSITVDVDSSGHINFDYPLETIALTADKSSLGKGESADIAINGYLSNGQVTDLSNASVQYNIIEGSEYITLSDNTVTVSNLPLGKADVKIQAVVTVDGITVSSNILQLEIVGPANLALNIIPTYSSSVTGGEGTPTDGVINSDYFLNLSASGSQWMQIDLGNVCDINTLKVWHYYNDERTYKDVVFQLSNDPTFSNGVVTVFNNDTDNSSGFGVGADTEYSETSAGKEVSFNPVSVRYIRLWSNGSNINEWSHYVEVEVYGEETY; encoded by the coding sequence ATGTTTAGGAGAATGAGTTTGAGAGTTTTAACATTAATAATGGTATTTGTGGGAATATTTAGTCTGACATCAATTAGAATAAATGCCAATACTATCAATGTAGGTGGTACTGCTAGATTTAACAATACATGGTTATTAGCAGGACCTTATGACAGCAGTTATTCTATTAGTTCTAATGTAAAACCAGTAGAAGGGGATTATATGGATGGTCACCAATGGGAATATTTTGATGACCGATTATTTAATCGTAATCTAGATGATTATCAGGATTTGTATGGTTATTATACTGTAAAAAAGGATATTGATGTTCAAGATAAAAAAGTATATTTACACAGTTATGTGTATAGTCCTAGTAGTAGAATAGCTTATTTGAAAATAGGAACTACTGGAAATCATACTGCTTATGTTAATGGAAAAAACATAGGTACAAGAACTAGCCCTGAAGAAGTATCAAAAGATAGAGATACTTATATATGTACATTAAATAAAGGATGGAATAGTGTTTTAATAGAGATTAAACATACAAGGGTCCATTATTTAGGGTTTTACGCTAGAATCACAGATATAGCAGGTAACGAACTATCAGGATTAATCTATTCAGTTAATGGTTACAATAGACCGTTAGCTGTAACTACCAAAAATCTATCATTTACACAAAATAACATGCCTATAGGATACAAGGATTGGCCTTATATAGGGATGGATAGTATATTGACAGAAAAGTGGTGGCGTCCACAAGCCTCCAAATTTGAATTTATGGCAGAAGGAGGAGTAGCTGGTTATACTTGGAGCCTAGAAAACGGCTTACTGCCAAACGGTTTAACCCTATCATCAGATGGAAAAATAAGTGGTACTCCTTCAAAGATAGGTTTATTTGATTTTACCATAAAGGTAACAGACAGTAATGGAGATACAGCTACAAAATCATTATCTATAGAGATAAAGGAAAGACCTAATAAATGGCATGAAGAAGCAAGACAAAGTGCTCTAATTCATAATGCCATGTCCTATAGCCATGCAATAGATAATAATTACTCGTTAGACTTATGGGCAAGAAGGATGAGGACTCAAGGAATCAATTACGTTTATCTAGAGTCATATCAAGCTTGGCCTAATGGATTTTTCTGGACTGCACCAAGTGCAGCAGCAGGTACAGAGGATTGGTTAACAGATCAAGTAGAAGCTGTTAAAAGACAGGGAATAAAGTTTGGATTATATTATGGTGGTATTCCTACATGGAATGGTGTCATGCCATCATCTAGCGGATTCGTTAGAGATGTTGAAGATTTGATTAAAAGATATGCACCTAAACAATTTTTCTTTGATGGTTATCCTAATAATCAGGGGAATACGGATGCAATGTTCAGTATTGTAAGAGTATATGATCCAGAGATCATTATAGAAGCTAACCCTGATCCAGAATTAGGAGATTGTGATACAAAAATATGGGAAGCGCATGGATATTGGGGTAATCCAGCTCCAGATTATTGGAGAGCTAATGATACAAAAGCTAATCCTCTTGAAATATGGAGAGCTCCTTACACTAGTGAAATGGGAAGTGCATGGACTGGTTACCATCATGGGAATATCCTAGATGACTGGCAAGAATTTGCTAAAATCAATATAGTTGAAATGGCATCAGGATATATAGCTAACTTCGATCAATTAATACAAAACAGTAGGGTATTACAGGATGGTACTGTACAACAAGGATTTGACTTGGACATATTTGCACCTACAGTACAGAAATTAATTAAGTTGAGGGAAATGTATAGTAATTGGCTGAATCCTGTTGGCAAACCAAGTAAATTAGAATCTTTAATAGGAACTTATCCTGCACCATACAATGGGAAATGGGGTTATTCAACATATAGGGATAATAACATTTACTTACATATGATTGAACACCCAGATTTTATACCTGATAGTACAGGAGATGTTTCCAATACTAATAAGACAGGTGTACCTAGTACTGGCAGTGTGACCATAACTCCTGTGATGAATAATGTTACGAGTGTTACATTACTCAATGATGATTCTTCATTGAATTATACACAAAATGGTAATGAACTAACTATTGATTTATCATCAGTTGCAAAACACCCTATTGATACAATTATTAAAATAGAAACAGATAAAGAATATGAAGGATATGAATTAACGGATATTAGAGTTTCTAATAAACAAATATCAAATGGTACTATACATGTTGATGTAGAAGGTTACTTGAACAATTTTGCTGGACTATCAATAAGTAACAATCAATTTGATAATATCGCTTATGAGAGTAGTGACGATAATATAGCAACAGTAGACAGTAATGGCAATATAGTTGCAGCATCTCAGGGAACAGCAGATATCAATGTATCAGCAGTATATAATGGGATAACCAAAAGTAAATTGATACAGGTTCATGTTGGACCACAATTGGATATAAGTATCAATGAAAAACTTATAAGTGCAGTACTAAAAGTAAATGACTGTGAAGCATATTTAAAAATGTTTCATTTAGGTTATGGTGATATTTCAGTAGAAGGTATTGGTATAGAAGGAAATAGCATAGATTTGACCAAAGCTGATATAACCTATAAAACTGATATGCCTAATATTATTGATTTAATTGATGATAAAGTCATTATTAAACAAATGTTGTCAGAGACTGATAAGCCTATTCGTGTGGCAGTATGGGCTGATATAGAACTTGATCAAGGAGGTCAGTCAAGAACTGTAACCACAAATAAAGTTTTTGTTGATATAACACCACTTAGGAATATGGCACAGAATAAACCTGTAGCTGCTAGTGAAAATAGTGGTACTGCGGGTTATGCTAATGATGGAATAATCCATGAGCCAAATGGTTCAAAAGACAGTAGATGGATAGCCGCAACAGGGGATAATGGAACATATTGGCAGGTTGACTTAGGTTATGTACAACCAATTGATAATGTAGAGGTCAGATATGACGCATTAAATGCTTATTGGAAGAATGTGCCACGAAACATAAGTATCCAAGTAAGTAATGATGGAAGCAACTGGAATACAGTAGTCAATAAATCAAGTAATATACCTTCAGAAGGAAGCGGTAATGGTTATAATTATTTTGATTTATACAAATATGATATGAATAATGCTAATGGTAGATATGTAAGATTATTATTTGAAGATGGTTCCACTAATGGTATTAACCTTCTTGAGGTATTGGTAAATGGCAGTGATATAGCAGGTGAGTTGGCTAAAGTAAATGTAACTGGACAGGAGACTCAAACAGGTGTTGCAAACCTTACTGTAGAAGGATTAACAGCAACGGATGAAGTTGTAGATATATCCAATGGAGAAATTAAGGTTGTAAGTTGTGATACAAATGTAGTCTCTGTAAATTCCAATAACACTTTGAATGCCGAAAGCCAAGGGTCAGCTACTATATATGCTGTTGTAAAATTAGATAATATCCTAAAAGCCGGTTCTATTACAGTTGATGTAGATAGTTCAGGTCATATTAATTTTGATTATCCATTAGAAACCATAGCACTTACAGCTGATAAAAGTTCCTTAGGTAAAGGCGAATCAGCAGATATTGCGATAAATGGCTATTTATCAAATGGACAGGTTACAGATTTGAGTAATGCTTCTGTCCAATATAATATTATTGAAGGTTCGGAATATATTACATTAAGTGATAATACAGTAACAGTCAGTAATCTTCCATTAGGTAAAGCTGATGTAAAGATTCAAGCAGTAGTAACTGTTGATGGAATAACAGTAAGTAGTAATATATTACAATTAGAGATTGTTGGTCCTGCTAATCTAGCGTTGAACATAATTCCTACATATAGCTCTAGTGTAACAGGAGGAGAAGGTACTCCAACAGATGGTGTAATTAATTCAGACTATTTCTTGAATCTAAGTGCTTCGGGGAGTCAATGGATGCAGATTGACTTGGGAAATGTTTGTGATATCAATACATTGAAGGTATGGCATTACTATAATGATGAAAGAACTTATAAAGATGTTGTTTTCCAACTATCAAATGACCCTACATTCAGTAATGGTGTAGTAACTGTTTTCAATAATGACACAGATAATTCATCAGGATTTGGTGTAGGTGCAGATACAGAGTACTCTGAAACCAGTGCTGGTAAAGAGGTTAGCTTTAACCCTGTTAGTGTAAGATATATAAGACTATGGTCAAATGGAAGTAATATAAATGAATGGAGTCATTATGTTGAGGTTGAAGTATATGGAGAAGAAACTTATTAA
- a CDS encoding DUF7402 domain-containing protein has product MLKIKGRGILFATIIVMFMFMNFNPSSVVFATYTPGTAPFINTWLVAGPFDNSINLDLSMNPKESDNIGGKTWEYFDDRLFNRNLDDYQDLYSYFKVKKGLPVIDGSVAYAHVYVYSPTSRSARFRTGCSGTSQVWINGTSAGSISTAVEVDKDSSDFSIYLNEGWNKILVKQVLNRVKFWGFYGRVCDSNGNEISGLEYSTNGGNGELAVNTKELSFTDNNMPSAFSEWPYVWTTCTRDTANWRPQASKFRFYAQGGTPGYTWSIESGSLPDGLTLASDGTIDGYCTATEGKYDFVVKVTDSVNSTATKALTIEVKERPNKWLEQARQIALISCGPTLNVNLDPNYSADLWAERAVRQGIQAVYFEAGQQTPIWWPSVYAPAGTKDSITPYMEEIKRHGLRWGIYYPSEGAANKHYSSNGFFIDVEDLQLRYNPDQWFFDGNPYTKGNIDAMYSIVRAYREDAVIISNAPPEQGDADLKFTENARYWDNVLGTALPWATPDNKITAIQAWRHPFAKVNDRWSQWHHGQVRDDWRNFAKANIIEMCTGQIADFDQMPGTSRGPGTDTNWFELKLWPIESQQFIDMREAYAHWINPILESLIGTDPGPLEDTWGYSTQRDNLIYMHIMKNSVGKSGMPSGGNIVVSPVNDTVTNVTLLRDGTVLPYTQNGNSLTVDTSGIEVDSIDTVIKIETDKQFTGFKLTSIKATGSKTGDSTIQINVEGYLNHYVSLKADITQISYTSSNTSVATVDSNGLVTAVGEGTATITSTVEHDNEVKADSIDVKVETGNNIRVADTLIGAVARVAGKEIYYGKMYHQDITENITIEGRGAKGGTLDISGASITYHTDDTELVEIDSNGVISVKTTITDSEQVAVWATVTYNGITVTTNKVFIDVSDEKVVSENKPATARDYSETFTPDKANDGIALPADGSDSSKWRAGSIANNGWWQVDLQDVHSIYSVDINFNNRDDGYINVPKSITFQVSNDGINWTTKLSKVINLPNNGDYSCTEANNYILAANGRYLRLLFEDGAQGDAIEIAEVKVWSKDTLADQMVTVSSTFNNNYLGENAVDGIIGQNGTGEWASLGELNPWIQIDYLNESKTINKITLYDRSNTDDNILGGTLTFSDGSSISVTGIPADGSAKEVLFPQKTVSWVKFQGSGGVGYNNGLSEIVIENTNLPPSNIAPHATTTASSEFDNRYVSANAIDETASEWASKGELNPWIQLDWNTSQTINKILLSDRVNTDDHTPGGTLTFSDGSSVQVTDMNNDGTPLEVTFPDKTVTWVRFQVTGGTGYNNGLAELEIYGN; this is encoded by the coding sequence ATGTTAAAGATAAAAGGTAGAGGCATATTATTTGCCACGATAATTGTTATGTTCATGTTTATGAATTTTAATCCATCAAGTGTTGTATTTGCAACTTATACACCTGGTACAGCTCCATTTATAAACACATGGCTGGTTGCAGGACCCTTTGATAATTCCATAAATCTAGATTTATCAATGAATCCAAAAGAAAGTGACAACATAGGGGGAAAAACTTGGGAGTATTTTGATGATAGACTTTTTAATCGTAATCTAGATGATTATCAGGATTTATATTCATACTTCAAAGTAAAAAAAGGACTTCCTGTTATAGATGGAAGTGTAGCATATGCACATGTTTATGTATACAGCCCTACTTCAAGAAGTGCTAGATTCAGAACTGGATGTAGTGGAACTTCTCAGGTATGGATAAATGGAACATCAGCTGGAAGTATTTCCACTGCTGTAGAGGTTGATAAGGATTCCAGCGATTTCAGTATATACTTGAATGAGGGTTGGAATAAAATATTAGTAAAACAAGTATTGAATAGAGTCAAGTTCTGGGGTTTTTATGGAAGAGTATGCGATAGTAATGGTAATGAAATCAGTGGACTTGAATATTCAACAAATGGGGGAAATGGAGAATTAGCTGTCAATACAAAAGAGTTATCATTCACTGATAACAATATGCCTAGTGCTTTTAGTGAATGGCCTTATGTCTGGACAACATGTACTAGGGATACAGCTAATTGGAGACCTCAAGCATCCAAGTTTAGATTCTACGCTCAGGGAGGAACTCCAGGATATACTTGGTCAATTGAGAGCGGTTCACTTCCAGATGGTTTAACGTTAGCAAGTGATGGTACAATAGATGGATACTGTACAGCAACAGAAGGTAAATATGATTTTGTCGTAAAAGTAACAGACAGTGTTAACAGTACTGCAACAAAAGCTTTAACCATTGAGGTAAAAGAAAGACCAAACAAATGGTTGGAACAAGCAAGACAAATAGCTCTTATCTCTTGTGGTCCAACTCTAAATGTTAACTTGGATCCTAATTATTCTGCGGATTTGTGGGCTGAAAGAGCAGTCAGACAAGGTATACAAGCTGTATATTTTGAAGCTGGACAGCAAACACCTATCTGGTGGCCTTCTGTATATGCTCCTGCAGGAACTAAAGACAGCATAACACCATATATGGAGGAAATAAAGAGACATGGATTAAGATGGGGAATATACTATCCTTCAGAAGGTGCAGCTAATAAACATTATTCATCTAATGGATTCTTCATTGATGTAGAAGACCTGCAACTAAGATATAACCCGGACCAATGGTTTTTTGATGGTAATCCTTATACCAAAGGAAATATTGATGCTATGTATAGTATAGTAAGAGCTTATAGAGAGGATGCAGTTATTATTAGCAATGCTCCTCCTGAGCAGGGAGATGCTGACCTAAAATTTACTGAGAATGCAAGATATTGGGATAATGTTCTTGGAACTGCTTTGCCTTGGGCTACGCCAGATAACAAGATAACGGCTATTCAGGCATGGAGGCATCCATTTGCAAAAGTCAATGACAGATGGTCCCAGTGGCATCATGGACAGGTTAGAGATGATTGGAGAAATTTCGCTAAAGCAAATATTATTGAGATGTGTACTGGACAAATAGCAGATTTTGATCAAATGCCAGGAACTTCAAGAGGACCTGGAACAGATACTAACTGGTTTGAATTAAAATTATGGCCTATAGAGAGTCAACAATTCATAGATATGAGAGAAGCCTATGCTCATTGGATCAATCCAATACTTGAATCACTTATAGGTACTGATCCTGGTCCATTGGAGGATACTTGGGGATATTCTACACAAAGAGATAATCTTATATATATGCATATCATGAAAAATTCTGTAGGTAAGAGCGGAATGCCTAGTGGAGGAAATATTGTAGTTTCTCCTGTAAATGATACAGTAACCAATGTAACCTTGTTAAGAGATGGAACGGTTCTTCCATATACCCAAAATGGGAATAGCTTGACTGTCGATACTTCAGGAATTGAAGTTGATTCTATTGATACTGTTATTAAGATTGAGACTGACAAACAATTTACTGGTTTCAAGTTGACAAGTATTAAAGCAACTGGAAGTAAAACAGGTGATTCCACTATACAAATCAATGTTGAAGGATATTTGAATCACTACGTAAGCTTAAAAGCTGATATAACACAAATTAGTTATACAAGCAGTAATACCAGTGTTGCAACTGTGGATTCTAATGGATTGGTGACAGCCGTAGGAGAGGGTACAGCTACTATAACCTCAACAGTTGAACATGATAATGAAGTAAAAGCAGACTCAATTGATGTAAAAGTAGAAACAGGTAATAATATAAGGGTAGCAGATACATTAATTGGTGCTGTAGCCAGAGTTGCGGGCAAAGAGATATATTATGGTAAAATGTATCATCAAGATATAACAGAGAATATAACTATTGAAGGTAGAGGTGCTAAAGGTGGTACATTAGATATATCAGGTGCATCAATAACTTACCATACAGATGATACGGAACTAGTAGAGATTGATTCAAATGGTGTCATATCAGTCAAAACTACAATAACTGACTCTGAGCAGGTTGCCGTATGGGCTACTGTTACATATAACGGAATCACAGTTACTACTAATAAAGTATTTATTGATGTTAGTGATGAGAAAGTAGTAAGTGAAAATAAACCTGCTACAGCAAGGGATTATAGCGAAACATTTACACCAGATAAGGCAAATGATGGTATTGCCTTACCAGCAGATGGTTCAGACAGTTCAAAATGGCGTGCTGGAAGTATTGCAAATAATGGATGGTGGCAGGTTGATTTACAGGATGTACATAGTATTTATTCTGTAGATATAAACTTTAACAATAGGGATGATGGATATATAAATGTACCAAAATCCATTACATTCCAAGTAAGTAATGATGGTATCAATTGGACAACCAAACTATCAAAAGTTATTAATTTACCTAATAATGGAGATTACAGCTGTACAGAGGCTAATAATTACATATTGGCAGCAAATGGAAGATATTTGAGATTATTATTCGAGGATGGTGCTCAAGGAGATGCAATTGAAATAGCTGAAGTAAAAGTCTGGTCAAAAGATACATTAGCTGACCAAATGGTTACTGTATCATCTACTTTTAATAATAATTATCTTGGAGAAAATGCAGTCGATGGAATAATTGGTCAAAATGGTACTGGTGAATGGGCATCATTAGGTGAGTTGAATCCATGGATACAAATAGATTACTTGAATGAATCTAAAACAATAAATAAAATCACATTATATGACAGATCCAATACTGATGATAATATTTTAGGTGGTACATTGACTTTTAGCGATGGCAGCAGTATTTCAGTAACAGGAATTCCAGCAGATGGTTCAGCAAAAGAAGTATTATTCCCACAAAAGACAGTATCATGGGTAAAATTCCAAGGATCAGGTGGTGTAGGGTATAACAATGGTCTATCAGAAATTGTTATAGAGAATACAAATTTGCCACCAAGTAATATAGCACCTCATGCCACTACAACAGCATCATCTGAGTTTGATAATAGATATGTTTCAGCTAATGCTATTGATGAAACTGCCAGTGAATGGGCCTCTAAAGGGGAACTTAATCCGTGGATTCAATTAGATTGGAATACCAGCCAGACAATCAATAAAATCCTATTAAGTGATCGTGTTAATACCGATGATCATACGCCTGGAGGTACATTAACATTCAGTGACGGCAGTAGTGTTCAAGTAACGGATATGAATAACGATGGTACTCCATTGGAAGTGACATTTCCAGACAAGACAGTAACATGGGTTAGATTTCAGGTGACAGGTGGTACAGGATACAATAATGGTCTAGCCGAATTAGAGATATATGGTAATTAA